In Dehalococcoidales bacterium, a genomic segment contains:
- a CDS encoding zinc-binding dehydrogenase → MLTDKGIYVSTELGKNGENIWYALTTPLLGGKKVLFPIPTISKADVIFLKTLVENGEFKPIIDREYPLDDILEAYRYVETGQKTGNVILKIS, encoded by the coding sequence TTGCTAACCGACAAAGGCATTTACGTTTCTACTGAACTGGGTAAAAACGGTGAGAACATTTGGTACGCGCTCACCACCCCGCTTCTCGGGGGAAAGAAAGTACTGTTTCCTATCCCAACGATCAGCAAAGCGGATGTCATTTTCCTCAAAACCTTGGTCGAGAACGGGGAGTTCAAACCTATCATCGACCGGGAGTATCCTTTGGACGATATTTTAGAAGCATACCGGTACGTGGAAACAGGGCAAAAAACGGGCAACGTGATTTTAAAAATCTCGTGA